A window from Cryptomeria japonica chromosome 1, Sugi_1.0, whole genome shotgun sequence encodes these proteins:
- the LOC131070614 gene encoding LOW QUALITY PROTEIN: endochitinase At2g43610-like (The sequence of the model RefSeq protein was modified relative to this genomic sequence to represent the inferred CDS: deleted 1 base in 1 codon; substituted 1 base at 1 genomic stop codon), producing the protein MAKCASIVLLMMATLILVGEIHFGSAQKCGCPEQECCSKRGYRGTTQAYCGVGCSQGPCTVDSPTPFGSIEYTITKAFFDRIKSGIPSSCKGKNFYTNEDFISASEIFPRFGNTGESLGVAKRELAAFFANFAHETGSLCYIEXMEKRTYCQPSTEYPCAPGKQYYGRGPLQITGNYNYGAAGKYLGLPLLENPDLVAQKPDVGFKTALWFWMTSNCHRAITLPRGIGFKGTIIAINFRECGGGNPAAVKNRVNLYRKFCRWVRVAPGLNLYC; encoded by the exons ATGGCAAAATGTGCAAGCATTGTACTGTTAATGATGGCTACGTTGATATTAGTTGGGGAAATACATTTTGGCTCAGCACAGAAGTGTGGATGTCCAGAGCAAGAGTGCTGCAGCAAGCGGGGATACCGTGGAACCACTCAAGCTTATTGCGGTGTTGGTTGTTCACAAGGCCCATGTACT GTCGACAGCCCTACTCCCTTTGGATCCATAGAATATACTATCACTAAGGCCTTCTTTGACCGTATTAAATCTGGAATTCCTTCTTCTTGTAAGGGAAAGAACTTCTACACT AACGAAGATTTTATCAGCGCATCTGAAATTTTCCCTCGCTTTGGCAACACCGGAGAATCTCTTGGAGTTGCTAAGAGAGAACTTGCTGCTTTCTTTGCTAACTTCGCTCACGAGACTGGAA GTCTATGTTATATAGAGTAAATGGAGAAACGTACCTACTGCCAACCTTCTACAGAATACCCTTGTGCTCCTGGGAAGCAATACTACGGACGGGGACCTCTTCAGATAACTGG GAACTACAACTATGGAGCAGCGGGGAAATATTTGGGACTTCCGTTGTTGGAAAACCCAGATTTGGTGGCACAAAAGCCCGACGTTGGCTTCAAGACGGCACTGTGGTTTTGGATGACAAGCAACTGTCACAGAGCCATCACTCTCCCGAGGGGTATCGGATTTAAAGGAACGATCATTGCAATCAACTTCAGAGAATGCGGGGGAGGGAATCCGGCAGCTGTGAAGAATCGAGTCAATTTGTATAGGAAATTCTGTCGATGGGTGCGAGTCGCTCCCGGTCTCAACCTTTATTGTTGA